Proteins encoded together in one Halorubellus sp. JP-L1 window:
- a CDS encoding CoA pyrophosphatase — protein sequence MDLGRIRALDPITVTDQPRDAGVLIPIVERADGDYLLFTKRSDDLGKHPGQMSFPGGGREPGDADIEATALREAFEEIGLAPEEVEVITRIDDIRTITEYAVTPVVARIPDRTYKPDEREVAAVVVVAVDDLLDDENYEVERRDHPEYGEVVVHYFHVDDYTIWGATARILVQFLELTTDWRAPDKMDREDRIA from the coding sequence ATGGACCTCGGCCGCATCCGCGCGCTCGACCCGATCACCGTCACCGACCAGCCGCGGGACGCGGGCGTCCTCATCCCGATCGTCGAACGCGCAGACGGCGACTACCTCCTGTTCACGAAGCGCAGCGACGACCTCGGCAAGCACCCCGGCCAGATGAGCTTCCCCGGCGGCGGCCGCGAACCCGGCGACGCCGACATCGAGGCGACCGCGCTCCGCGAAGCGTTCGAGGAGATCGGGCTCGCACCCGAGGAAGTCGAAGTCATCACGCGCATCGACGACATCCGCACCATCACCGAGTACGCCGTCACCCCCGTCGTCGCACGCATCCCCGACCGCACGTACAAGCCGGACGAGCGCGAGGTCGCGGCGGTCGTCGTCGTCGCCGTCGACGACCTCCTCGACGACGAGAACTACGAGGTCGAACGCCGCGACCACCCCGAGTACGGCGAAGTCGTCGTCCACTACTTCCACGTCGACGACTACACCATCTGGGGCGCCACCGCCCGCATCCTCGTCCAGTTCCTCGAACTGACAACGGACTGGCGCGCACCCGACAAGATGGACCGCGAAGACCGGATCGCCTGA